A single region of the Mesotoga infera genome encodes:
- a CDS encoding ABC transporter ATP-binding protein has protein sequence MSLILKNVRKVFTSYGVETVAVDNFDQSIEKGQLVTLLGPSGCGKTTTLRIIAGFEIPTNGRVILDEKDVTNLPPNRRNISMVFQSYALIPHLTVEENIAFGLKLKRLDRAQMKRKMREMTDLVGLKGLEKRRPDQLSGGQQQRVALARSLVMEPSVLLFDEPLSNLDAKLRESMRLEIRRIQQEVNITSVYVTHDQVEAMSISDTIVVMNEGKVMQIGSPFDIYARPTNSFVADFIGRVNFIDAVVDSVDGDTVTVSVRSTGERLIGKKGSEMSPGNEVKVVLRPESLSDRKEDRINILNGKVLKFVFLGSNVEYELELPDGKRINAVTFNPIERKLPVVGRDTELYFSRESAWVIKA, from the coding sequence ATGAGTTTGATTCTAAAGAACGTTAGAAAGGTCTTCACGAGCTACGGCGTGGAGACAGTTGCGGTAGACAACTTCGATCAATCGATAGAAAAGGGGCAACTAGTAACGCTCCTCGGTCCCTCGGGCTGTGGGAAGACAACAACTCTCAGAATAATCGCGGGATTCGAGATCCCGACGAACGGAAGAGTGATTCTCGACGAGAAAGACGTTACCAATCTTCCCCCTAACAGGAGAAACATATCGATGGTCTTCCAGAGTTATGCGCTCATTCCTCATCTGACAGTTGAAGAAAACATCGCTTTCGGCTTGAAACTGAAGAGGCTAGATCGCGCACAGATGAAGAGGAAGATGCGCGAAATGACCGACCTCGTCGGTTTGAAGGGTCTGGAGAAGAGAAGACCGGACCAGCTTTCCGGCGGTCAGCAGCAGAGAGTGGCTCTCGCAAGAAGCCTGGTAATGGAGCCCAGCGTTCTGCTCTTCGATGAACCTTTGTCTAATCTCGACGCGAAGCTCAGAGAATCTATGAGGCTTGAGATAAGAAGAATACAGCAGGAGGTTAATATAACGAGCGTCTATGTGACACACGATCAAGTAGAGGCCATGAGCATCTCGGACACAATCGTGGTAATGAACGAAGGAAAGGTAATGCAAATCGGAAGCCCCTTCGACATATACGCCCGACCTACGAACAGCTTTGTCGCCGACTTCATAGGTCGGGTGAACTTCATCGACGCAGTAGTCGATTCCGTAGATGGAGATACGGTAACGGTCTCTGTCAGGTCAACGGGAGAGAGACTAATTGGAAAGAAGGGATCGGAAATGTCGCCGGGAAATGAAGTCAAGGTCGTTCTGCGGCCGGAATCGCTTTCCGACAGAAAGGAAGACAGGATAAACATCCTGAACGGAAAGGTCTTGAAGTTTGTCTTTCTCGGTTCCAATGTCGAATATGAACTTGAACTGCCTGACGGAAAGAGGATAAACGCCGTTACCTTCAATCCCATCGAAAGAAAACTGCCGGTCGTTGGAAGGGATACTGAGCTCTACTTCTCCAGAGAAAGCGCCTGGGTAATAAAGGCATAA